CTTTTTCATACAGAGGAAACTGAATCGTACAGTTCCAAAAAACCTTATGATTTTGGAGCCGGTGGTAAAGGGCTCGAACTGCTCAGAATGAAAATCAACGGACGGCGGTTTGGTTTTGACATATCCTGCAAAACCCAGCGGTGTATCTATATCCCTTCTGACCAGGACATTTGTCCGGGAAACATTTCTCTGTGTCAGCATTGCAAATCTCCTGATGACTGTAAAAATTCCGGAGGAACCACCTTTTCTGTATCATTCCCGATTGGAACCGATTGAAAATTTAGAATTTAATAAACCCGAAAAATGAATAAACTTACTTAACATAACATTTTATACCAATTCGGATTCAAAGATAGCACCCAGAAGGTACCCGGGCGAGGAGGAGGAGGCGACGGAGGCGTACATTTTGGTACGTCAAGGAGATGACGACGAAGTCAACAAAGTTATATGAATGAAGGCGAATTGGTATTAAACAAAGAAGATACGATCACAGTTGAAATAACCGATATGGCCTTTCCGGACGGTTACGGAGTCGCAAAGCATGAAGGACTCGTTATTTTTGTTCCTGATTGTGTTCCCGGTGACATCGTAAAAATAAAGATTGTAAAAACCAGTAAAAAGTTCGCCTATGGAAAGGTCCTCGAAATTGAAACCCCCTCCCCTTTCAGGGTCACCCCTGCATGCCCTCATTCTGATATATGCGGCGGCTGTACCATGCAAAACCTCTCATATGAAAAACAGCTTCAGGTTAAAGAAAATTATTTAAAAGAATCCCTGAAAAGGATTGGGAGAATCGATATTGCAAACGTCAGAATCTCATCTATTGCTCCATCGCCGGACATACATTTCTATAGAAGTAAAATCGAACTTGCCTTCGGCGAAGATGAGCATGGCATCATACTCGGTATGCGGAAAAGGGTTCCATTATCCGGGAAATATGCATGGGATGTGACGCCCCTCGTGAAATGCGATATCTTTAGTGACATAATTCAAAAAATTATACCGCTCTTTAGAGGCTTTGCCGGCAAGAACAACCTTTCCGCCTACAACCCGCTCACCGGTAAAGGTTTCCTGAGACATCTCATCCTGAGAGAGGCAAAATCTACCGGCAATATGATGGCTATCATCGAAACAGCGAAGGGCAAGCTGCCTGATA
The sequence above is a segment of the Pseudomonadota bacterium genome. Coding sequences within it:
- the rlmD gene encoding 23S rRNA (uracil(1939)-C(5))-methyltransferase RlmD; this encodes MNEGELVLNKEDTITVEITDMAFPDGYGVAKHEGLVIFVPDCVPGDIVKIKIVKTSKKFAYGKVLEIETPSPFRVTPACPHSDICGGCTMQNLSYEKQLQVKENYLKESLKRIGRIDIANVRISSIAPSPDIHFYRSKIELAFGEDEHGIILGMRKRVPLSGKYAWDVTPLVKCDIFSDIIQKIIPLFRGFAGKNNLSAYNPLTGKGFLRHLILREAKSTGNMMAIIETAKGKLPDTTELWQTLVQEIPNIKTLYRIINNQPGDVIHYERSSRFFGESYITESMGGISFRIYPESFFQPNPKAAHLLYSRLAEFVQHETNPPS